The Paenibacillus mucilaginosus 3016 genome includes the window GGGCACCCTGCGCCTTGGTATTCCGCCGATGACCGGCGGGTACTTCCTGCCTTCGATCATCGAGAGCTTCCTCTCGGACTACCCGGACATCCGGCTGCACGTCCTGGAGCAGGGCGGAAAAAGTCTGGAACAGGATGTACTCCAGGGAGAGCTGGATTTCAGTCTGGTGATCCTGCCCGTCAAGGAAGAAGACCGGTTCCATATTCTCCCCTGCGTCCACGAGGATCTTCATCTGGTGGCCCACGCGGGGCACCCTCTGGCAGGCCGGGAAGCCGTCACGCTTAAGGAGCTGGAGGACGAGCCTTTTATCATGTTCCGCGAGGACTTTACGCTGCATCACCTCATCAAGGACCGGTGCCGGGCTGCCGGGTTCGAGCCGCGGATCGTCTTCGAGAGCTCGCAGTGGGATTTCATGACGGAGATGGTCGCGGCCAAATACGGGATCAGTCTGCTGCCCGAGGGCGTCTGCCGGCGGCTCGATCCCCGGCGCTTCGCCTCCGTGCCCGTCGTGCGGCCGTCCATTCCCTGGCGGCTCTCCATGATCTGGCGCAAGGATAAATACATGTCGTTCGCGGCCAGGGAATGGGTGCGGCTCATGGAGTCGAAGGTGGCCCCGCCATCCCCATAAGCTCACCGGCCGGGCGGCCTGCCCTGGGAAGGCGGCTCGTTAGGAGAGCATTTGTGCCGGGAAGCGGCACGATAAGATACATACGAATTCCCCCTGATCGGGGGCCTTTCGAAGAAGTGCATCCCAAAAGACCGCCCTCTGAGAGAGCGGTCTTTTACGTACATTTTTTCACTTTGCTCCCAGCTTATAGAACCCAGCCGCGTTGTTCCCGTAAAGATCTGCCCGCTCTTCTTCCGTCAGGCCCTGCGGCAGCGACCGTTCGAGCACTTCCACGACCTGGTCGTAATCCGCCGCGAGCAGGCATACGGGCCAGTCGCTCCCGAACAGGATGCGCTTCGTGCCGAACGCCTCCACGATATGCCTGACATAAGGGAGAAAATCCCCCGTGCGCCACTGTTTGTGGTCCGCTTCGGTGACCATCCCGGAGAGCTTGCAGTACAGGTTCGGATGCGCGGCCAGCCGCGTCAGCTGCTCCCTCCAAGGATCAAGCCTGCCTGAAGCGATCGGCGGCTTGCCCAGATGGTCGATCACGCCGCGCAGTCCCGGCACCCGGTCGGCCAGCTCCATCAGCACATCAAGCTGATGCGGCAGCACGAGCAGGTCGACAGGCACGCCAAGTTGCGCATAGTAGGTCAATCCTTCCACGAAGCCGTCTTCCAGGACTGCGGATGCATCCTCCATCTCCTGGATCATGACCCGGAAGCCCACGAATTTCGGATGCCCCCTGAACTTCTCATAGAGCTCCCGGTGGCCGGGATCGAACAGGTCCAGCAAGCCGACCACGCCCGCAATCGACTCCGTCCGTTCGCTCAGCTCCAGCAAATATTCCGTCTCGGCCGCCGTCTGCGCCGCCTGCA containing:
- a CDS encoding LysR family transcriptional regulator, with the protein product MIDLKQLTYFVAVAESGSFTQAARSLHITQPSLSKMVRLLEEDLGVQLIDRSAKKIELTDAGRSILQSAKGILQSVELLTTDLEEVTTLRKGTLRLGIPPMTGGYFLPSIIESFLSDYPDIRLHVLEQGGKSLEQDVLQGELDFSLVILPVKEEDRFHILPCVHEDLHLVAHAGHPLAGREAVTLKELEDEPFIMFREDFTLHHLIKDRCRAAGFEPRIVFESSQWDFMTEMVAAKYGISLLPEGVCRRLDPRRFASVPVVRPSIPWRLSMIWRKDKYMSFAAREWVRLMESKVAPPSP
- a CDS encoding amidohydrolase family protein is translated as MGMRIDAHQHYWSIARGDYGWITPELPLMNRDYLPEMLEAHLKRHGIDRTIVVQAAQTAAETEYLLELSERTESIAGVVGLLDLFDPGHRELYEKFRGHPKFVGFRVMIQEMEDASAVLEDGFVEGLTYYAQLGVPVDLLVLPHQLDVLMELADRVPGLRGVIDHLGKPPIASGRLDPWREQLTRLAAHPNLYCKLSGMVTEADHKQWRTGDFLPYVRHIVEAFGTKRILFGSDWPVCLLAADYDQVVEVLERSLPQGLTEEERADLYGNNAAGFYKLGAK